Proteins encoded within one genomic window of Gemmatimonadota bacterium:
- a CDS encoding cytochrome c: MRTTDASEGDEVWGRRGSARLMVIAALMVVAVGVGLYMLVGRPSAPTGPVPSPELAQGRTLYEANCMECHGTGATGNGPLAATLPIQPPSILDHLAHHTEEVLLRMVQTGIPPAMPPMALGDDDARLLFGYLESLLPAGVTIGSMGSMDMPMGGMPMDHSTDGTP, encoded by the coding sequence ATGAGGACGACGGACGCAAGCGAAGGGGATGAAGTGTGGGGAAGGAGGGGAAGCGCCCGCCTGATGGTCATCGCGGCGCTGATGGTCGTCGCCGTCGGCGTCGGACTCTACATGCTGGTGGGGAGGCCATCGGCGCCCACCGGGCCGGTGCCCAGCCCGGAGCTCGCCCAGGGGCGGACGCTTTACGAAGCGAACTGCATGGAGTGCCATGGCACAGGCGCCACGGGGAACGGTCCACTCGCGGCCACCCTCCCCATACAGCCGCCGAGCATCCTCGACCACCTCGCGCACCACACGGAAGAAGTGCTCCTCCGGATGGTCCAGACGGGAATTCCGCCGGCGATGCCGCCCATGGCGCTCGGCGACGACGACGCGCGTCTTCTCTTCGGCTACCTCGAGTCGCTTCTTCCGGCGGGGGTCACGATCGGCTCTATGGGCTCCATGGATATGCCGATGGGAGGGATGCCCATGGATCACTCCACTGATGGAACCCCGTAA
- a CDS encoding glucoamylase family protein, translating to MLETLQRDSVRYFWELANPENGLVPDSSRVGAPSSIAATGFGLASLVVAADRDWISRGAVAERILATLRTFWNGPSGEGSAAIGERGFFYHFLDMKTGHRARRCEVSTIDTTFLLAGGLIAAAYFDGSDPVEAEIRELGHALYRRTDWLWALAGGNTVSHGWRPETGFLKARWQGYNEALLLQVLALGSPTHPIPESSYRAWTETYRWRKVYEWEVLYSGPLFTHQFSHAWIDFRGISDSYLRERGSDYFENSRRATLIQQRYAMRNPLGFAGYGEHMWGLSSGGGPGPSVRFAAGRPRRFWDYRARGVPWGPDDGTLMPGAVAASLPFAPELVLRTLEAIEERVPGARGDFGYRCGFNPTFAPEGWAYAHSFGIHQGPVVLMVENFQTGLIWNLTRRCAPVEEGLRRAGFRGGVSDRARPCVGLRGQRVGN from the coding sequence TCGTGCCCGACAGCTCTCGTGTGGGAGCTCCCTCGAGTATTGCCGCGACTGGCTTCGGTCTCGCCTCTCTGGTGGTAGCGGCGGACAGGGATTGGATCTCGCGCGGCGCCGTCGCCGAGCGGATCCTTGCCACCCTTCGCACCTTTTGGAATGGGCCGAGTGGGGAAGGGTCGGCCGCGATCGGGGAGCGAGGCTTCTTCTATCACTTTCTGGATATGAAGACCGGGCATCGGGCGAGGCGATGCGAAGTCTCGACGATCGACACGACCTTCCTCCTCGCGGGAGGGCTCATCGCGGCGGCCTACTTCGACGGCTCGGATCCAGTCGAGGCCGAGATCCGGGAGCTCGGCCACGCCCTTTACCGCCGAACGGATTGGCTCTGGGCATTGGCTGGGGGAAACACGGTATCCCACGGATGGAGGCCGGAGACGGGCTTCCTGAAGGCCCGCTGGCAGGGATACAACGAGGCGCTCCTTCTCCAGGTTCTCGCGCTGGGTTCGCCGACGCATCCGATCCCCGAATCGAGCTACAGGGCCTGGACTGAGACCTACCGGTGGCGCAAGGTCTACGAATGGGAGGTCCTCTACTCGGGGCCGCTCTTCACACACCAGTTCTCTCACGCCTGGATCGACTTTCGCGGCATCTCCGACTCATACCTGCGCGAGAGGGGAAGCGACTACTTCGAGAACAGCCGCCGAGCCACCCTGATCCAACAGCGCTATGCCATGCGAAATCCCCTGGGATTCGCGGGGTATGGAGAGCACATGTGGGGGCTTTCCTCCGGCGGCGGACCCGGGCCCTCCGTGCGATTCGCGGCCGGACGGCCTCGGCGCTTCTGGGACTACCGGGCGCGCGGAGTGCCCTGGGGCCCGGACGACGGGACCCTGATGCCCGGGGCGGTGGCGGCCTCCCTCCCCTTCGCCCCGGAACTCGTCCTTCGTACACTGGAAGCCATAGAGGAACGAGTTCCGGGGGCGCGAGGCGACTTCGGATATCGGTGCGGATTCAACCCCACCTTCGCGCCCGAGGGGTGGGCATACGCCCACTCCTTTGGGATCCATCAGGGACCCGTCGTTCTGATGGTCGAGAACTTCCAGACGGGGCTGATCTGGAATCTCACTCGCCGCTGCGCCCCCGTCGAAGAAGGGTTGCGGCGAGCAGGGTTCCGTGGCGGGGTTTCCGATCGCGCTCGTCCTTGCGTGGGTCTACGAGGTCAGCGCGTCGGGAATTGA
- a CDS encoding SDR family NAD(P)-dependent oxidoreductase has translation MVNRRGSLQEPSSPISTRLRARMVRLGIASALLAGLVAGTGELTAQVPASAVEGREIIMVTGSTDGLGRAVALQLAGPGAHIIVHGRNAERGQAVVEEVVAKGGTARFIQADLGSLAQVRELAATVLRDYDRLNVLVNNAGIGRGQDNAPREVSADGYELRFAVNYLSHFLLTRELLPLLRAGAPSRIVSVSSSAQGGGTIDFENVMLEREPYAGSFAYAQSKLAQVFMTFDLAEELAGTGVTANAVHPGGYLDTSMVRERGGTANMSAEEGANFVVNSVRSAEAGQYFNTMTVGRANAQAYDLEARRQLRELSMELAGLN, from the coding sequence ATGGTGAATCGACGAGGTTCTTTGCAGGAGCCCTCCTCCCCCATTTCCACTCGGCTTCGCGCCCGGATGGTCCGGCTCGGCATCGCGTCCGCTTTGCTCGCGGGCCTGGTGGCGGGAACCGGTGAGCTTACGGCCCAGGTGCCTGCGAGCGCCGTGGAGGGTCGAGAGATCATCATGGTGACGGGCTCCACCGACGGCCTCGGGCGTGCAGTCGCCCTTCAGCTCGCCGGTCCGGGCGCACATATCATCGTGCACGGACGAAACGCCGAGCGCGGCCAGGCGGTGGTCGAAGAGGTCGTGGCCAAGGGAGGCACCGCCCGCTTCATCCAGGCGGATCTCGGCTCCCTCGCCCAGGTCCGGGAGCTCGCCGCCACCGTTCTCCGCGACTACGACCGGCTGAATGTCCTCGTGAATAATGCCGGAATCGGGCGTGGACAGGACAACGCGCCGCGCGAGGTCAGCGCGGACGGGTACGAGCTCCGCTTCGCCGTGAACTACCTGTCCCACTTCCTGCTGACCCGGGAGCTTCTCCCCCTTCTGAGAGCCGGCGCGCCGTCGCGCATCGTCAGCGTGTCCTCCTCGGCACAAGGAGGAGGCACCATCGACTTCGAAAACGTGATGCTCGAGCGCGAGCCTTACGCGGGATCCTTCGCTTACGCGCAGAGCAAGCTGGCCCAGGTCTTCATGACCTTCGATCTGGCCGAGGAGCTCGCGGGCACCGGAGTGACGGCGAACGCGGTTCACCCGGGCGGCTACCTCGACACGAGCATGGTGCGCGAGCGTGGCGGTACGGCGAACATGAGCGCCGAAGAGGGAGCCAATTTCGTCGTCAACTCAGTCCGGTCCGCGGAGGCCGGTCAATACTTCAACACGATGACCGTCGGGCGCGCGAACGCGCAGGCCTACGACCTGGAGGCTCGCCGCCAGTTGCGCGAGCTGAGCATGGAGCTGGCCGGGCTAAATTGA
- a CDS encoding DUF5916 domain-containing protein — translation MTPQCRQSHRLLLMSGILFTLGTAPALGAQVVEGTAPPSGEPPPAAPATGGYDHAIAPAARAVRTTTELRIDGRMDEAAWMTAPAVTDFTQSVPNEGAPITQSTEVRFLYDDDFLYIGGWMWDDGEILGRLARRDAGVPDIDILAVHLDGYHDHRTAFRVATSPGAGWIRDEFIVGARGGGAGGGGFADTSWDPVYDLASTVTEEGWFVEIAIPFSQLRYPDAPVQTWGLQIERKIRRHGEDTSWAFLPRNEPQGVARYGHLEGLEGLQQGKGLEILPYTTARAEFRDIPRSSGADFDNPFRSGSDYFANVGADLKYRLGTNFTLDATVNPDFGQVEADPAVINLTAFETRVNERRQFFVEGSDIFRFGEGGGGGSQLINTRRIGRAPQGSVPNESEYADIPNSTTILGAARVTGRPTGGWSIGLLEAVSNRTVVPWVDADGNRSETEVEPLTNYMAARVRRDLDEGSRSFGVIATAVNRNLRTEALQEDLHASGYSFGVDGRLEWANRAWAISGALAGSRVTGDTAVIASTQRSSARYFRRIDADHLDYDPTATSLTGYYGTISAGKQNGAWQGGVTLNATSPGFEINDFGFQSAADRVNFSWDLGYRMPRTGARFRSFNVSASGGATQNFGGETLSHDAGLSVGATRLSQYGFNFGLRKSFETFDDRLTRGGPLAKSPGGWSSNLSFSVPPQSTVQPRVSFNYSEDDAGGWRKSGNVGLTMRFQGIYEVVLGASLSQSLSAAQYVTTIGDAAATNTFGNRYVFAGIEQTTFDVDARVNMTFTRGLTFELYMQPFVSSGNYLALKELAAPRTFDFLEYGEDVGTITRGEDGRYLIDPAGDGETTFFVSDRDFNFRSLIGNAVLRWEWRPGSTLYLVWQHGRSERLTSTGHPEGTYGELDLGRDSGRLFKIQPENTFMIKVNYWLNP, via the coding sequence ATGACACCGCAATGCCGTCAGAGCCATCGTCTCCTGCTCATGTCGGGAATCCTCTTCACCCTTGGCACCGCTCCGGCTCTCGGCGCGCAAGTCGTCGAAGGCACCGCTCCGCCCAGTGGTGAACCGCCACCGGCCGCACCCGCCACGGGGGGCTATGACCACGCCATCGCGCCCGCCGCGCGCGCGGTCCGGACGACAACAGAGTTGAGGATTGACGGTCGGATGGACGAAGCGGCCTGGATGACGGCGCCCGCGGTCACGGACTTCACCCAGTCCGTCCCGAACGAGGGAGCGCCGATCACCCAGTCCACGGAGGTCCGCTTCCTCTACGACGACGACTTCCTCTACATCGGCGGCTGGATGTGGGACGACGGCGAGATCCTCGGCCGGCTGGCTCGCCGGGATGCGGGGGTGCCGGACATCGACATCCTTGCCGTCCACCTGGACGGTTATCACGATCACCGCACCGCCTTCCGGGTAGCGACTTCGCCCGGTGCCGGCTGGATTCGGGACGAGTTCATCGTCGGTGCGCGAGGCGGTGGCGCCGGGGGCGGCGGCTTCGCGGACACCTCGTGGGACCCCGTCTACGACCTGGCCTCCACGGTGACGGAGGAGGGGTGGTTCGTCGAGATCGCGATCCCCTTCAGCCAGCTCCGGTATCCCGACGCTCCGGTGCAGACCTGGGGGCTCCAGATCGAACGGAAGATTCGCCGCCACGGCGAGGATACGTCTTGGGCCTTCCTTCCCCGAAACGAGCCCCAGGGGGTCGCCCGTTACGGTCACCTCGAGGGACTTGAAGGCCTTCAGCAAGGAAAAGGCCTCGAGATCCTTCCCTATACAACGGCGCGCGCTGAATTCCGCGACATCCCCAGGAGTTCGGGGGCGGACTTCGACAATCCCTTCCGCAGTGGATCGGACTACTTCGCCAACGTCGGCGCGGATCTGAAGTACCGGCTCGGCACGAACTTCACGCTCGACGCCACCGTGAACCCCGACTTCGGTCAGGTCGAGGCGGACCCGGCCGTCATCAATCTCACCGCGTTCGAGACGCGGGTGAACGAAAGGCGGCAGTTCTTCGTGGAGGGATCCGACATCTTCCGATTCGGCGAAGGGGGCGGCGGCGGCTCTCAGCTCATCAACACGAGGCGAATCGGAAGGGCTCCCCAGGGGTCGGTCCCCAACGAGTCCGAATACGCGGACATTCCCAACTCGACGACGATTCTCGGGGCCGCCCGGGTCACGGGCCGGCCGACGGGAGGGTGGTCCATCGGCCTGCTCGAGGCCGTGAGCAACCGCACCGTCGTCCCCTGGGTCGACGCGGATGGAAATCGGTCCGAGACGGAGGTGGAACCTCTCACGAACTATATGGCGGCAAGAGTACGGCGCGACCTGGACGAGGGGAGTCGCTCCTTCGGCGTGATCGCCACGGCCGTGAACCGGAATCTGCGGACGGAAGCGCTTCAGGAAGACCTCCATGCCTCGGGGTATTCCTTTGGAGTGGATGGCCGGCTCGAATGGGCCAACCGGGCCTGGGCGATCAGCGGCGCGCTCGCGGGAAGCCGGGTCACGGGGGACACGGCCGTCATCGCGAGCACGCAGCGGAGCTCGGCGCGGTACTTCCGCCGCATTGATGCCGATCACCTGGACTACGACCCCACGGCCACCTCGCTTACGGGGTACTATGGGACGATCAGCGCGGGCAAGCAGAACGGCGCCTGGCAAGGAGGGGTGACCCTGAACGCGACGAGCCCCGGCTTCGAGATCAACGACTTCGGGTTCCAGAGCGCGGCCGACCGGGTCAATTTTTCGTGGGACCTGGGATATCGGATGCCGAGGACCGGAGCGCGCTTCCGGAGCTTCAATGTCTCGGCGTCCGGCGGGGCCACGCAGAACTTCGGAGGGGAGACGCTATCGCACGATGCGGGACTCTCCGTGGGCGCCACGCGTCTCTCGCAATACGGCTTCAACTTCGGACTCCGCAAGTCGTTCGAAACCTTCGACGACCGGCTGACCCGGGGCGGACCCCTCGCAAAATCGCCCGGGGGGTGGTCCAGCAATCTGAGCTTCAGCGTTCCGCCGCAGAGCACCGTTCAACCCAGAGTAAGTTTCAACTACTCCGAAGACGACGCGGGCGGGTGGCGAAAGTCCGGAAATGTCGGCCTCACGATGCGCTTCCAGGGCATCTATGAGGTGGTCCTCGGAGCCAGCCTGAGTCAGAGCCTGTCGGCCGCCCAGTACGTGACGACCATCGGAGATGCCGCCGCCACGAACACCTTCGGGAATCGGTACGTCTTCGCGGGAATCGAGCAAACGACGTTCGACGTGGACGCCCGCGTCAACATGACCTTCACGCGCGGGCTCACCTTCGAGCTCTACATGCAGCCCTTCGTCTCGAGCGGGAACTACCTCGCCCTCAAGGAGCTCGCCGCCCCGCGAACCTTCGACTTCCTTGAGTACGGGGAGGACGTCGGCACGATCACGCGCGGAGAGGACGGACGATACCTGATCGACCCAGCCGGCGACGGAGAGACGACCTTTTTCGTGAGCGACCGGGACTTCAATTTCCGTTCGTTGATCGGAAACGCCGTCCTCCGCTGGGAGTGGCGGCCCGGGAGCACCCTCTATCTCGTGTGGCAGCACGGGCGCTCAGAGCGCCTGACGAGCACCGGGCATCCGGAGGGCACCTACGGTGAACTGGACCTCGGCCGGGATTCGGGGAGGCTCTTCAAGATCCAGCCCGAGAACACCTTCATGATCAAGGTGAACTACTGGCTGAACCCGTAG
- a CDS encoding PP2C family serine/threonine-protein phosphatase — MAAPLLTVSGLTDPGRVRPENQDAFAATDLSKESAGARSIEGPDPRTGVGGGTLTFFPTSKGILLLVADGLGGTPGGATASRLAVSATTEAMQRTTVGGPPNADDAARRLGEAVVEAGRRVRTAGEASPDLRGMGTTITAALVLEGLVLVAQVGDSRGYLLRDGNLVQLTRDQSVVQELIEAGAITRAEARTNPQRNLILQALGSAPELEVAFSRSELQPGDRLLLCSDGLWGLVESEKIAEILRVAASPAESCQALVSRANARGGTDNITALVARVD, encoded by the coding sequence ATGGCTGCTCCTCTCCTGACCGTCTCGGGGCTTACCGATCCGGGTCGGGTGCGGCCTGAAAACCAGGATGCGTTCGCGGCGACCGATCTCTCCAAGGAATCCGCTGGAGCGCGGTCCATCGAAGGCCCGGACCCGCGGACGGGTGTGGGAGGGGGAACGCTCACTTTTTTCCCCACCTCCAAGGGGATCCTCCTCCTCGTTGCCGACGGACTCGGGGGCACGCCGGGCGGCGCCACGGCCAGCCGGCTCGCGGTCTCCGCGACGACGGAAGCGATGCAACGCACGACGGTGGGTGGGCCGCCGAACGCGGACGACGCCGCGCGAAGGCTCGGCGAAGCCGTGGTGGAAGCGGGGCGGCGGGTCCGGACCGCTGGGGAGGCCTCACCCGATCTTCGGGGGATGGGTACGACGATCACGGCAGCCCTCGTGCTCGAAGGACTCGTCCTCGTCGCGCAGGTGGGGGACTCTCGCGGCTACCTTCTCCGGGACGGAAATCTCGTCCAGCTCACCCGCGATCAGTCGGTGGTCCAGGAGCTGATCGAAGCGGGGGCGATCACCCGAGCGGAGGCGCGCACCAACCCCCAGCGGAACCTCATCCTTCAGGCGTTGGGCTCGGCACCGGAACTCGAAGTGGCGTTCTCCCGATCGGAGCTCCAGCCTGGCGATCGGCTCCTCCTCTGTTCGGACGGGCTCTGGGGCCTCGTCGAGAGTGAGAAGATCGCGGAAATTCTCCGGGTTGCCGCGAGCCCAGCGGAGTCGTGCCAGGCGCTCGTGTCCCGTGCGAACGCGCGGGGGGGGACCGACAACATTACGGCGCTCGTCGCTCGAGTGGATTGA
- a CDS encoding TerB family tellurite resistance protein, with protein sequence MLIDAIRSLFRSERVSSEGDPAETPPGFDPLHLAACALLLEVAYADGEFSAAERAHLEEVLERHFSLPLKAGRTLLELAQKERENATDQFRFTSQLKQGYDIGQKMVLAEVMWGVVLADGEIAEREHYLTRKISNLLGLEPGYLSAAKMAAARKKI encoded by the coding sequence ATGCTGATCGACGCCATCCGCTCGCTATTTCGTTCCGAAAGGGTCTCCTCGGAAGGAGATCCGGCCGAGACCCCTCCCGGGTTTGATCCGCTCCACCTTGCGGCATGCGCCCTTCTCCTGGAAGTAGCCTATGCGGATGGGGAATTCTCCGCCGCCGAGCGCGCACATCTCGAAGAGGTGCTGGAGCGGCACTTCTCACTCCCCCTGAAAGCCGGGCGGACTCTACTGGAGCTCGCACAGAAGGAGCGGGAAAACGCCACGGACCAATTCCGGTTCACGTCGCAGTTGAAGCAGGGCTACGATATCGGGCAGAAGATGGTCCTCGCGGAGGTGATGTGGGGCGTCGTGCTCGCCGACGGAGAGATTGCTGAACGCGAGCACTATCTTACCCGAAAAATCTCGAATCTCCTCGGGCTCGAGCCCGGTTATCTCTCGGCCGCAAAGATGGCCGCGGCCCGCAAGAAGATCTGA
- the ald gene encoding alanine dehydrogenase translates to MRIGCPKEIKVREFRVGITPAAAREAIGRGHQVLMETGAGAGSGFPDGDYLAVGATIAGTAEEVFAGAELIVKVKEPQAAERARLRAGQILFTYLHLAPDPEQTHDLLESGVTAIAYETVTDRGGGLPLLAPMSEVAGKLAPQVGAWTLQKANGGRGVLMGGVPGVPPAKVAVIGGGVVGTHAARVAAGMGADVVVLDLSLARLRTLDDVFGGQFKTLYASKHSTEKAVAEADMAIGAVLIPGGAAPKLVSRAQLASMKPGAAIVDVAIDQGGCFETSRPTTHIDPIYEVDGIMHYCVANMPGAVARTSTIALGNATLPFMLALADKGWRRACEEDPHLLAGLNTHAGKLTYPAVGMALGIEVVPPELALRA, encoded by the coding sequence ATGCGAATCGGCTGTCCCAAGGAGATCAAAGTCCGGGAGTTCCGCGTCGGCATCACGCCGGCGGCAGCGCGCGAAGCGATCGGGCGCGGGCACCAGGTTTTGATGGAGACCGGAGCCGGCGCCGGCTCGGGCTTTCCGGACGGGGACTACCTCGCGGTTGGCGCGACGATCGCCGGTACGGCCGAGGAGGTCTTCGCCGGCGCCGAGCTGATCGTGAAGGTGAAGGAGCCGCAGGCGGCCGAGCGCGCCCGCCTGCGCGCGGGACAGATCCTCTTCACCTACCTGCACCTCGCGCCCGACCCGGAGCAAACGCACGACCTGCTCGAGTCGGGGGTCACCGCCATCGCCTACGAGACCGTCACCGACCGTGGTGGCGGGTTGCCGCTGCTGGCGCCGATGTCCGAGGTCGCCGGTAAGTTGGCGCCGCAGGTCGGCGCCTGGACGCTGCAGAAGGCAAACGGCGGACGCGGCGTGCTGATGGGAGGGGTGCCGGGCGTGCCTCCGGCGAAGGTGGCCGTGATCGGCGGCGGCGTGGTCGGCACCCATGCCGCACGGGTGGCGGCGGGGATGGGCGCGGACGTCGTGGTACTGGACCTGTCGCTGGCCCGCCTGCGCACCCTCGACGACGTCTTCGGCGGGCAGTTCAAGACCCTCTACGCCTCCAAGCACAGCACCGAAAAAGCGGTCGCCGAGGCCGACATGGCGATCGGCGCGGTGCTGATCCCGGGCGGGGCCGCGCCGAAGCTCGTCAGCCGCGCACAGCTCGCCAGCATGAAGCCGGGCGCCGCCATCGTGGATGTGGCGATCGACCAGGGCGGCTGCTTCGAGACCTCACGGCCGACGACCCACATTGATCCGATCTACGAGGTGGACGGCATCATGCACTACTGCGTGGCCAACATGCCCGGGGCGGTGGCACGCACCTCCACCATCGCGCTCGGAAACGCCACCCTGCCCTTCATGCTCGCGCTTGCCGACAAGGGGTGGCGCCGGGCCTGCGAGGAGGATCCACACCTGCTTGCCGGCCTGAACACCCACGCCGGGAAGCTGACCTACCCCGCCGTCGGCATGGCGCTCGGCATCGAGGTGGTCCCGCCGGAATTGGCGCTGCGGGCTTAG
- a CDS encoding CopD family protein has protein sequence MTESILAPLQQWLLFSGIAAAVGCIAWRGFVAPRAARATGAAGAPALREVEKRVATVGAATSLLLIGVWILKMVVQVMGFRDPFVPLSEDINFLVLETFWGTVWMAQGAILPLLAGAFLIARRGREGRQVVGAVSPQIEAAPLAASPAWWLAGALVLFLVATLALSSHAMGVESGRPLIVAADGMHALAAGGWIGSLGLILAVGRPGGAPRMSHPLFVAQLRSFSALAIASVFTLVSMGLVLSWTHLHSPSDLWTTTYGRVLSAKVGAAGVVMLLGFLNWRRGLPGSDSADGEDVMRRRAALEVTVAMGVLLLTAILTHTAKP, from the coding sequence ATGACGGAGAGCATTCTCGCTCCCCTACAACAGTGGCTCCTCTTCTCCGGCATCGCCGCTGCGGTGGGTTGTATCGCATGGAGGGGTTTCGTGGCACCGCGTGCCGCGCGGGCGACTGGGGCGGCGGGGGCGCCGGCGTTGCGCGAGGTCGAGAAGAGGGTGGCGACCGTCGGGGCAGCGACCTCGCTCCTCCTGATCGGCGTCTGGATCCTCAAGATGGTGGTCCAGGTGATGGGCTTCCGCGACCCATTCGTACCGCTCTCCGAGGACATCAACTTCCTCGTCCTCGAGACTTTCTGGGGCACCGTTTGGATGGCACAGGGCGCGATCCTGCCCCTTCTCGCGGGTGCGTTCCTGATCGCGCGGCGCGGTCGCGAGGGGAGGCAAGTCGTCGGCGCCGTATCCCCGCAGATCGAAGCGGCACCTCTCGCAGCCTCTCCCGCGTGGTGGTTGGCCGGAGCGCTGGTCCTCTTTCTCGTCGCGACGCTCGCGCTGTCGAGCCATGCGATGGGAGTGGAGTCGGGGCGTCCTCTGATCGTCGCCGCGGACGGGATGCACGCGCTCGCGGCCGGCGGTTGGATCGGGTCTCTCGGGCTCATCCTGGCCGTGGGGCGCCCGGGGGGCGCGCCGCGGATGAGCCATCCCCTTTTCGTCGCTCAGCTCCGGAGCTTTTCCGCGCTGGCGATCGCGAGCGTCTTCACCCTCGTTTCGATGGGACTAGTACTTTCCTGGACACACCTCCATTCTCCGTCGGATCTTTGGACCACCACTTACGGCCGCGTCCTTTCCGCGAAGGTCGGTGCCGCCGGTGTCGTGATGCTCCTGGGATTCTTGAACTGGCGGCGAGGGCTTCCCGGGAGCGATTCGGCGGACGGGGAGGATGTGATGCGTCGCCGGGCCGCGCTGGAAGTGACGGTTGCCATGGGAGTCCTGCTTCTCACGGCGATTCTCACGCATACGGCGAAGCCTTGA
- a CDS encoding copper resistance CopC family protein, whose protein sequence is MRVGRKTRSRVLLGAVAAGALLLGFPASVRPVEAGTLLRHLTLDKTVPAADSTVSGPVTEVRLTFSEPPLLRGTSVRVVDSGRSLMSSSPPMTFEPDPRQVFITLDPHLPPGAYTVQWRVIAQDGHVMRGNFGFEVKAE, encoded by the coding sequence ATGAGAGTCGGAAGGAAAACGCGGAGCAGGGTCCTCCTCGGCGCGGTGGCGGCCGGAGCCCTTCTTCTGGGGTTTCCCGCGTCGGTTCGGCCGGTGGAAGCCGGGACGCTCTTGCGTCACCTCACGCTGGATAAGACGGTTCCGGCCGCCGATTCGACCGTGTCTGGACCGGTCACGGAGGTACGCCTCACTTTTTCCGAGCCGCCTCTCCTCCGAGGCACCTCGGTGCGAGTCGTTGACTCCGGGCGCTCGCTGATGTCGAGCTCTCCCCCCATGACCTTCGAGCCCGACCCGCGACAGGTCTTCATCACCCTCGATCCGCACCTTCCGCCGGGGGCCTACACTGTCCAGTGGCGTGTCATCGCGCAGGACGGCCATGTGATGCGGGGGAACTTCGGCTTCGAAGTGAAGGCTGAATGA
- a CDS encoding class I SAM-dependent methyltransferase, with product MSESPTARLERKYRYTSRVYDLLDWPWERQYRRWRPSIVGDVEGRALEVGVGTGQNLSHYPSGVELHAVDLSRPMLERAQRRASSARCRASFHHADALDLSQFSDRSFDWYIATFLYCVLPDQLQARALAEMSRVLAPGGRFRLVEILYSHHRGRRLAQRVMAPCVNLVYGARFDRRTLEHLAGAPGIEVTGTRWLKDDTYLLIEGRRT from the coding sequence ATGAGCGAATCGCCCACGGCCCGGCTCGAACGAAAGTATCGATACACCTCACGCGTTTACGACCTTCTGGATTGGCCGTGGGAGCGCCAATACAGGAGATGGCGGCCCTCCATCGTGGGCGATGTCGAGGGCAGGGCCCTCGAAGTCGGCGTGGGAACCGGGCAGAACCTCTCGCACTATCCTTCCGGGGTGGAGCTCCACGCAGTGGACCTGAGCCGCCCGATGCTCGAGCGGGCTCAGCGACGTGCTTCATCGGCGCGGTGCCGGGCTTCGTTTCATCATGCCGATGCCCTCGACCTGAGCCAATTCTCCGATCGCTCCTTCGATTGGTACATCGCAACTTTTCTCTACTGCGTCCTTCCCGACCAGCTTCAAGCTCGAGCGCTCGCCGAAATGTCCCGTGTCCTCGCTCCGGGCGGACGGTTCAGGCTCGTCGAGATTCTTTACTCGCATCACCGGGGACGTCGGCTCGCCCAGCGCGTCATGGCCCCGTGCGTCAATCTCGTGTATGGCGCACGCTTCGATCGTCGCACGTTGGAGCACCTGGCCGGGGCGCCCGGCATCGAGGTGACCGGCACGCGGTGGCTCAAGGATGACACATACCTCCTGATCGAGGGCAGGCGGACATAG